A window of Raineyella sp. W15-4 contains these coding sequences:
- a CDS encoding MFS transporter: MTVLRPAPAPDLDAPAAPTPPTQVSPGPAPAVQAPAEQTPAGETSVRQTSVEQTPTEQQRPAGRAPWLPAALATTTVAWGGNQFTPLLGPYETLQGFDQLTVNMLLGAYVTGIVPALFLAARLQRAVRLRTLAAVAVVLSLAGSILLASAGHQVAMLVAGRVLSGLALGMGMVNGSAWIRRLTLSGAVLSSRLLAEAARVSALSLTTGFGLGATAAGLLAYAAPAPLVSAYVPHLLLAVCALLVIALAHRDAPRTKIPAGTDRATTDGPAPAGERAGGGQADSGRAGGIGRLLLAVLPVAPWIFGSLGLAYAILPQRLAAAHGPVSVLYLTLLCATALTAGFGIQQAVRRVRSPLRTPAPTVGMLLFAAVTAVAAWRLPHLDPWTVWAMSGVLGVAYGLVISGSLVRIQLVAPARAEALLSALLYAFAYAGFGLPFLLAWASAYADYSILLYGLAVAGLPLTVVSHLAGRRLHPHRTEAHSSDDPRRTDDPYGTGRPESADRTDPR, from the coding sequence GTGACCGTCCTTCGACCCGCACCGGCCCCAGACCTCGACGCCCCTGCCGCACCGACCCCACCCACGCAGGTCTCACCCGGGCCGGCCCCGGCCGTACAGGCCCCGGCCGAACAAACCCCGGCCGGAGAGACGTCTGTTCGACAGACGTCTGTCGAACAGACGCCCACCGAACAACAGCGGCCGGCGGGACGCGCGCCGTGGCTCCCGGCGGCGCTGGCCACCACCACCGTCGCCTGGGGCGGCAACCAGTTCACCCCGCTGCTCGGCCCGTACGAGACCCTGCAGGGCTTCGACCAGCTGACGGTCAACATGCTGCTCGGCGCCTACGTCACCGGGATCGTCCCGGCGCTGTTCCTGGCGGCGCGGCTACAGCGGGCAGTGCGGCTGCGGACCCTCGCCGCCGTCGCGGTGGTGCTCAGCCTGGCCGGCAGCATCCTGCTGGCGAGCGCCGGCCACCAGGTGGCGATGCTGGTGGCCGGACGGGTGCTGAGCGGCCTCGCCCTGGGGATGGGGATGGTCAACGGTAGCGCCTGGATCCGCCGGCTCACCCTCTCCGGGGCGGTGCTCAGCTCCCGGCTGCTCGCCGAGGCCGCGAGGGTGTCGGCGCTCAGCCTGACCACCGGCTTCGGGCTGGGCGCCACCGCCGCCGGCCTGCTCGCCTACGCCGCCCCCGCACCACTGGTCAGCGCGTACGTCCCGCACCTGCTGCTGGCCGTCTGCGCACTGCTGGTGATCGCCCTGGCCCACCGCGACGCCCCGAGGACGAAGATCCCAGCCGGGACCGACCGAGCGACGACCGACGGACCAGCGCCCGCCGGTGAGCGGGCCGGCGGTGGACAGGCCGACAGTGGGCGGGCCGGCGGTATCGGCCGGCTGCTGCTGGCCGTGCTGCCGGTCGCGCCGTGGATCTTCGGCTCCCTCGGGCTGGCGTACGCGATCCTGCCGCAGCGGCTGGCCGCCGCCCACGGCCCGGTGTCGGTGCTCTATCTGACCCTGCTGTGCGCCACCGCTCTCACCGCGGGGTTCGGCATCCAGCAGGCGGTGCGGCGGGTCCGCTCCCCGCTGCGGACCCCGGCACCGACGGTCGGCATGCTGCTCTTCGCCGCCGTCACCGCCGTCGCCGCCTGGCGGCTGCCCCACCTCGACCCGTGGACCGTCTGGGCGATGTCCGGGGTGCTCGGCGTGGCGTACGGCCTGGTGATCAGCGGATCCCTGGTCCGCATCCAGCTCGTCGCCCCCGCCCGGGCCGAGGCGCTGCTGTCCGCGCTGCTCTATGCCTTCGCGTACGCCGGCTTCGGGCTGCCGTTCCTGCTGGCCTGGGCGAGCGCGTACGCCGACTACTCGATCCTGCTCTACGGGCTGGCCGTCGCCGGCCTCCCGCTGACCGTGGTGTCCCACCTGGCCGGGCGCCGGCTGCACCCGCACCGGACCGAAGCGCACAGTTCCGACGACCCGCGCCGCACCGACGACCCGTACGGCACCGGGCGTCCGGAGTCCGCGGATCGCACCGACCCGCGATGA
- a CDS encoding exonuclease domain-containing protein codes for MGWPFGARARGRRASGTLPEGPLRAYLSTPQPSSRTPLAALPLLAVDLETTGLDPRRDRIISIGWVPVDGTVIRLGGAGQAVVSGEELGERGVGQSATLHGLTDDRLRAGTPLAAAVGVLLDALAGRVLLAHHAGLEAGFLQAACRRLWDVRLDLTVVDTMRLHRRVIAPGFDDEPRGDDLRLWNARARFGLPVLGAHDALHDALAAAELYLAQVAELGLEGADLRAVRS; via the coding sequence ATGGGCTGGCCGTTCGGGGCCCGGGCGCGGGGCCGGCGGGCCAGCGGGACACTGCCCGAGGGCCCGCTGCGGGCCTACCTGTCCACCCCGCAGCCGTCCTCGCGCACCCCGCTGGCCGCGCTTCCGCTGCTGGCGGTCGACCTGGAGACCACCGGCCTCGACCCGCGCCGGGACCGGATCATCAGCATCGGCTGGGTGCCGGTCGACGGGACGGTGATCCGGCTCGGCGGCGCCGGGCAGGCGGTCGTCTCCGGCGAGGAACTGGGGGAGCGCGGGGTCGGCCAGAGCGCCACCCTGCACGGGCTCACCGATGACCGGCTCCGGGCCGGGACCCCGCTCGCCGCGGCGGTCGGGGTGCTTCTCGATGCACTGGCGGGCCGGGTACTGCTGGCCCATCACGCCGGCCTCGAGGCGGGGTTCCTGCAGGCCGCCTGCCGACGGCTGTGGGACGTACGCCTCGACCTCACCGTGGTCGACACCATGCGGCTGCACCGGCGGGTGATCGCGCCCGGGTTCGACGACGAGCCGCGGGGCGACGACCTGCGGCTGTGGAACGCCCGGGCCCGGTTCGGACTACCGGTGCTCGGTGCCCACGACGCGCTGCACGACGCACTGGCCGCGGCCGAGCTCTACCTCGCCCAGGTCGCCGAACTCGGTCTGGAGGGTGCCGACCTGCGCGCCGTACGCTCCTGA
- a CDS encoding DUF294 nucleotidyltransferase-like domain-containing protein — translation MNVELTGIRDFLAAHHPFDVLPPAVLDGLPERLTSRYFRRGTVILPAGRPTEAAYILRSGAVDITDANGVLADRCGEGGAFGVSSARDDGPSRFTMTALEDSLALLMTPEDFRHLLRTQPEFARFFDEQSAERLQAAVEALRVPEAGHEVLRTTLRGIVSREPVSVDEDTPIRAAARLMTDRRVSALLVTRPAADLPRSAADAAETPGVLTGIVTDRDMRRLVVGEGMPAEGPVSAIMTPRPITIDPDAPAVEAMLTMMQRGFHHLPVVEHGRPIGMVTSGDIMRLQQANPVAVVGAIAACQDLDSLIAARSRLPGLVRELVRQDASSAEIGRIVTAVGDAVTRTLLRLAEAELGPAPVPYAWVALGSQGRLELGLSSDQDNALVLPDGPDPAAGLDPAADAWFAELAERVTAGLAACGHPLCPGDIMASNPAWRLTRSQWRHVFTRWIDEPDAEAVLHADTFFDMRAITGADLVDPLLAAVRRATAGNQRFLARLAREAVSWVPPIGFFRGFVLDRAGQGSRGLDLKVGGIAPIVQIARVHALAAGLPEVNTAARLSAAAATGTISQRRADDLRGAYELIGHLRHRHHSEQAERGVPADNVIDPATLSTIDQHSLRDAFRIIKEAEQELAFTYRLHAVS, via the coding sequence ATGAACGTCGAGCTCACCGGCATCCGGGACTTCCTGGCCGCCCACCACCCCTTCGACGTGCTGCCGCCGGCCGTGCTCGACGGACTGCCGGAGCGGCTGACCAGCCGCTACTTCCGTCGGGGGACCGTCATCCTGCCGGCCGGACGTCCCACCGAGGCGGCCTACATCCTGCGCAGCGGCGCGGTCGACATCACCGACGCCAACGGGGTGCTGGCCGATCGGTGCGGGGAGGGCGGCGCGTTCGGGGTCTCGTCCGCCCGCGACGACGGGCCCTCCCGGTTCACCATGACCGCGCTGGAGGACAGCCTCGCGCTGTTGATGACCCCCGAGGATTTCCGTCACCTGCTGCGCACCCAGCCGGAGTTCGCCCGCTTCTTCGACGAGCAGTCGGCGGAGCGGCTCCAGGCCGCAGTCGAGGCGCTGCGGGTGCCCGAGGCCGGCCATGAGGTGCTCCGGACGACCCTGCGGGGGATCGTCTCCCGGGAGCCGGTCAGCGTCGACGAGGACACGCCGATCCGCGCCGCGGCGCGACTGATGACCGACCGTCGGGTCTCCGCGCTGCTGGTCACCCGGCCCGCCGCGGACCTTCCCCGGTCTGCCGCGGATGCTGCGGAGACACCCGGCGTACTGACCGGCATCGTCACCGACCGTGACATGCGCCGCCTCGTCGTCGGCGAGGGGATGCCCGCCGAGGGCCCGGTGTCCGCCATCATGACGCCCCGGCCGATCACCATCGACCCGGACGCCCCGGCGGTCGAGGCGATGCTGACGATGATGCAGCGCGGCTTCCACCACCTGCCAGTGGTCGAGCACGGCCGGCCGATCGGGATGGTCACCAGCGGCGACATCATGCGCCTGCAGCAGGCCAACCCGGTGGCCGTCGTCGGCGCCATCGCGGCCTGCCAGGACCTGGACAGCCTGATCGCCGCTCGCAGCCGGCTGCCCGGCCTGGTGCGTGAGCTCGTCCGCCAGGACGCCTCGTCCGCCGAGATCGGCCGGATCGTCACCGCGGTCGGTGACGCCGTCACCCGGACCCTGCTGCGGCTGGCCGAGGCCGAGCTGGGGCCGGCACCCGTGCCGTACGCGTGGGTGGCGCTCGGCTCACAGGGCCGACTCGAACTGGGCCTGTCGTCCGACCAGGACAACGCTCTCGTCCTGCCCGACGGGCCGGACCCGGCGGCGGGGCTCGACCCGGCGGCGGACGCCTGGTTCGCGGAGCTGGCCGAGCGGGTGACCGCCGGGCTGGCGGCGTGCGGCCATCCGCTCTGCCCGGGCGACATCATGGCCTCCAACCCCGCCTGGCGGTTGACCCGGTCGCAGTGGCGCCACGTCTTCACCCGGTGGATCGACGAGCCGGACGCCGAGGCGGTTCTGCACGCCGACACCTTCTTCGACATGCGGGCGATCACCGGCGCCGACCTGGTCGACCCGCTGCTCGCCGCGGTGCGCCGGGCCACCGCGGGCAACCAGCGGTTCCTCGCCCGGCTGGCCCGGGAGGCCGTCTCCTGGGTGCCGCCGATCGGATTCTTCCGCGGCTTCGTGCTCGACCGGGCCGGCCAGGGCTCGCGGGGGCTCGACCTGAAGGTCGGCGGGATCGCGCCGATCGTGCAGATCGCCCGGGTGCACGCCCTGGCGGCCGGTCTGCCGGAGGTGAACACCGCCGCCCGGTTGTCCGCTGCCGCGGCGACCGGCACCATCTCCCAGCGCCGGGCCGACGACCTGCGCGGGGCGTACGAGCTGATCGGCCACCTGCGCCACCGGCACCACAGCGAGCAGGCCGAGCGCGGCGTGCCCGCCGACAACGTCATCGACCCGGCCACTCTGTCGACGATCGACCAGCACAGCCTGCGTGACGCATTCCGGATCATCAAGGAGGCCGAGCAGGAGCTGGCCTTCACCTACCGGCTGCACGCGGTCTCATGA
- a CDS encoding hotdog fold thioesterase, whose product MTIWYDDAIDVDAINERGRGSAVERLGIVITAATDDALRGTMTVDERTVQPAGVVHGGASVLFAETLASWGATYTLDQSKQYAVGMEINANHVRPGLPGVLRGEARPVNLGRTTQIWDIRITNEDGKLVCVSRCTMAVLDVPTRYRDTDTVG is encoded by the coding sequence ATGACGATCTGGTACGACGACGCGATCGACGTCGACGCGATCAACGAACGCGGTCGTGGCTCCGCGGTGGAGCGGCTCGGCATCGTGATCACCGCCGCCACTGACGATGCCCTGCGGGGCACCATGACGGTCGACGAACGTACGGTGCAGCCGGCCGGCGTGGTGCACGGCGGGGCGAGCGTCCTGTTCGCGGAGACCTTGGCCAGCTGGGGGGCGACCTACACCCTGGACCAGTCGAAGCAGTACGCGGTCGGGATGGAGATCAACGCCAACCACGTCCGCCCCGGCCTGCCGGGGGTGCTGCGCGGTGAGGCGAGGCCGGTGAACCTGGGGCGTACCACGCAGATCTGGGACATCCGGATCACCAACGAGGACGGCAAGCTCGTCTGCGTGAGTCGCTGCACCATGGCGGTGCTGGACGTCCCGACCCGCTACCGGGACACCGACACCGTGGGCTGA
- a CDS encoding non-heme iron oxygenase ferredoxin subunit has protein sequence MDEGIIVAEIGQFADGGVLVVPRATTGTEEDIAVFRSGDDYYALDDMCTHQEALLSRGWVEQGEVVCPLHLARFRLADGMPTCFPATWPVPTHRVEARDGRVILFPGVPADGAPALER, from the coding sequence ATGGACGAGGGCATCATCGTCGCGGAGATCGGGCAGTTTGCCGACGGGGGAGTGCTCGTCGTCCCCAGAGCCACCACCGGCACCGAGGAGGACATCGCCGTCTTCCGCAGTGGTGACGACTACTACGCCCTCGACGACATGTGCACCCACCAGGAGGCCCTGCTGTCGCGCGGCTGGGTCGAACAGGGCGAGGTCGTCTGCCCGCTGCACCTGGCCCGCTTCCGCCTGGCCGATGGGATGCCGACCTGCTTCCCCGCCACCTGGCCGGTCCCGACCCACCGGGTCGAGGCCCGCGACGGTCGGGTCATTCTCTTTCCGGGCGTGCCCGCCGACGGGGCGCCGGCGCTCGAGCGCTGA